The sequence TTAACGACAAATTTGTCAATCGCCATGTCGGACCCGACGAAAGCGATATTAAACAAATGTGCGACACAATCGCCGTTTCTTCGCTCGATGAACTTGTTGAAAAAGCTCTGCCTGAATCAATACGCAGCGAAAAAAAGCTCGAGCTGGACGAACCGTTGAGCGAATACCACATGATCGAAAGACTCACGGAAATTGCAAACGAAAACAAACTTTTCAAGAATTATATCGGACTCGGTTATTATCCCGTTATTTTGCCGGGAGTAATTCGGAGAAACATTCTGGAAAATCCCGATTGGTACACTCCATACACTCCGTATCAGGCAGAAATATCGCAGGGAAGGCTAGAAGCCTTGCTCAATTTCCAGACTATGATAATCGACATGACAGGGTTGCCGATTGCAAACGCTTCGTTACTCGACGAAGCGACAGCGGCGGCCGAAGCGATGGCAATGCTATTTAATTTTCAGAAAAACGGAAAGAAAAACGCCAATAAATTTTTCGTATCGAATGACGTTTTTCCTCAAACAATTGAAGTGCTGAAAACGAGAAGCGAACCTATCGGTATTGAACTCGTGATAGATGAGCCCGGGAATGCCCGGTTTGACGAATCGTATTTCGGGCTTATTGTTCAATATCCCGCTTCCTCCGGAAAAATTATCGATTATTCGGAATTATTCAAAAAAGCAGACGAGTTCGGAATTCTCAAAGCTGTGGCTGCTGATTTAATGAGTTTAACTCTTCTGACTCCTCCGGGAGAATTCGGCGCCGACGTAGCAGTTGGCGCAACGCAGCGCTTCGGCGTGCCGATGGGATTCGGCGGTCCGCATGCGGCTTATTTTGCGACCAAAGAGGAATATAAAAGATTCGTACCGGGCAGAATCATCGGAGTTTCGATCGACCGCCACGGAAACAGAGCTCTGAGAATGGCGCTTCAAACCAGGGAACAGCATATCAAACGAGAGCATGCGACTAGTAATATTTGCACTTCTCAGGCATTGCTCGCTGTAATGGCTTCAATGTACGCAGTCTATCACGGTCCCGAAGGAATTAAAAATATTGCCGAGCGGATTCATTATTTGACATCGTTGTTGAATAGTCATCTTAAAAATATGGGGCTGAATCAACTTAACGATTTTTATTTCGATACGCTGCTAATTAAATTCAAAAATCCTTCGGAAGTAGAGTCCGTTCGTAAACTGGCGCTCGAAAGAAAGATTAATTTCCGCTATACTGATGCCGACAAGATAAGCATTTCAATTTCGCAAGCTACTACATTTGAAGATATTGCTGAAATCGTGGAAATCTTCGATAAAGCGCTCGGACTCTCATATTCGACGAAAGTCGACAAAATCGAATTCGATTACTATGCTATCCCTGATAAATTAAAAAGAAGAAGTCCGTATTTGACTCACCCGGTATTTAATAAATATCATTCCGAAACCGAATTGATGAGGTATATCAAGAGTTTAACGGTCAAAGATTTTTCATTGACGACTTCGATGATTTCTCTCGGATCGTGCACAATGAAATTGAACGCCGCCACGGAGATGTTCGGAATTAGCTGGGAAGAGTTTACGGAAATTCATCCTTTCGCGCCTTCCGATCAGGCGGAAGGTTATTTCAGAATAATAAAAGAATTGGGCGACGATTTGATGAAAATAACAGGATTTAAAGGAATTTCTTTCCAGCCGAATTCGGGCGCACAGGGAGAATATACAGGACTGATGGTTATACGCGCTTATCATAAAAGCAGAGGAGAAGGCAACAGAAATATTGTTCTGATACCATCTTCTGCGCATGGTACTAATCCTGCAAGCGCCGTTATGGCGGGCAACAAAGTAGTGGTTGTCAAATGCGATGAAAACGGCAATATCGATTTGAACGATCTCAAATCCAAAGCCGAAGAGCATAAAGATAATTTATCGGCATTAATGGTTACTTATCCGTCCACTCACGGAGTTTTTGAAGAAGATATCGTGGAAATTTGCAAAATCATTCACGACAACGGCGGACAGGTTTATATGGACGGAGCAAATTTAAATGCGCTCGTCGGGTTGGCATACCCGGCGGAAATAGGCGCAGACGTATGTCATATAAATCTCCACAAAACATTTGCAATTCCGCACGGAGGCGGAGGTCCGGGAATGGGTCCGATTGCCGTCGCCGAACACTTAAAACCGTTTTTGCCGGGACACCCGCTTGTGAAAACCGGCGGCGAAAATGCAATATCGGCGGTTTCCGCCGCTCCTTTCGGAAGTCCGCTCATTTTAATTATTTCTTATGCTTACATTAAAATGATGGGCGGCGAAGGCTTGACTCACGCTACAAAAGCGGCAATTCTGAATGCGAATTATCTCAAAGAAAAACTGAAAAGTTATTTCCCGGTTCTCTATTCCGGCAAAAGAGGATTTGTAGCGCACGAGCTGATATTCGATACGAGAAAGTTCAAACAGACGGCAAAAATTGACGTGGACGATATTGCCAAACGATTAATGGATTACGGATTCCATGCTCCGACCGTATCATTCCCCGTTCCGGGAACATTGATGGTCGAACCGACGGAAAGCGAATCGAAATACGAGCTTGACAGATTTTGCGACGCCATGATTTCAATCTATAATGAAATTAAAGAAATCGAAGAAGGCAAATTCGACGCCGAAGACAATGTATTGAAAAACGCGCCGCATACTCCGTTTGAATTGTCTGCTGACGAATGGAACCATTCGTATACGCGTACAAAAGCGGCTTTCCCGGTGGACTATCTTAAAATCTACAAACCGTGGGTTTCGGTAGGCAGAATAAACAACGCTTACGGCGACAGAAATCTCATTTGCAGTTGTCCGCCCGTATCTCAATACGAATAACGGAAGTATATGTATAACAACAACGAATGTGAATTGCTGAAAAATTCAAAGCGGATTGCGGTGGTAGGCTTATCACGCAATCCGTTTAAAACAAGCAGAATGATTGCCGATTATTTGATCCGCAACGGCTACGAAATAGCGGGCGTCAATCCGAATTTGAACGACGACTTCGATATACCGGTCTTTAAATCTCTGACCGATATCCCTTTCGATATCGATATTGTTAATATTTTCAGAAGGTCTGAAGATATTCCGGAACTGATTCCCGACATACTTGAAATTAAACCTCGCGGAGTCTGGCTGCAGCTTGGAATACGCAACGACGACGCTGTCGCTCCGTTAATCAAAAACGGTATTACGGTTATACAGGACGAATGCATTAAGATTGTTCACTCGATGTGCTTCGGAGGATAGATAATTGAGCGATTCTTTTCTTTCAGAAATAGAGCTTTATTATTCGGATGCGATTGAAGGAACAAAAACGATTGTCTTGAGTCGGGAAGAATCGCATCATTTGACCAAAGTTATGCGTCACAATACCGGAGACGAAATTTACGTCACCGACGGCAAAGGGAATATCTACCGGACAGTCATATTCGATATTTCAAAAAGAGAAGTCAAAACGGAAATCAAACAAATCTATTCTTATCCGGACAAATTTAAAAATATAACCTTTTGTTTGCCGCGGCTCAAAAATGCAGAACGGTTCGAAGCGGCTCTGGAAAAATCGATCGAGCTGGGTATAACGAATTTCATCGTTTTCGAATCGAAGAGAACCGTTGCCAGGGGCGAAAAACTTAACAGATGGAATAAAATTGCGCTGGCTGCGATGAAACAATCCCTGAGAAGCTGGAAACCCGTCGTCGGTTATGCTGAGAATTTGCATGAAATTTCTTTTAACGGTGAGATAATAATTTTCGAACAAAAGGGTAATGACACACTGACGGAATATTTGAACAATAATTACGATAGCAATAAAAATTATTTTTTCATATTTGGTCCGGAAGGGGGATTTGAAAGTTCTGAAATTGAAGCTTTCGAAAACGCTAGTCTGCTGAAACTTACAGAAAACAGATTGAGAAGCGAGACAGCCGTCATCGCCGCCGCCGCGCTTCTGGCTACATTAATTCGATAGATTTCTTTACAAGGCGTTCGAATTTATCTTTTACAAGCTCTGCTGTGTCTATTACTTCCTGATGCGACAATTTATTCTGCGAAATGCCCGCCGCCATATTGGTAATACATGAAATCGAAGAAGTTTCCATTCCCATTAAATGCGCGTAATAAGCTTCGTGGACTGTGGACATTCCGACTGCGTCGCAATTCATTCGGGCAGCCATTTCGATTTCCGCAGGAGTTTCGTATGAAGGACCTTTGTTGAACCAATAGACTCCTTCTTTGAGGGGTATCATTTCTTCGGAAGCCGCTCTTTTGATTACGTCGTTCAGATATTCCGAAGGGAAGCTGCGGTTTCTGCTTTCGATATTTCCCGCTCCCATAACTTCGGCCATCTCTTTTTTGATATTAAAAGAAATGAAAGAGGAAGTAAGCATTAAATCTCCGGGTATAAAATATTTATTGACTCCGCCCGCCGCGTTTGTAAGAATGATTTTTTCTACGCCCATTTGAGATGCAATATGAACAGGCAGCAGGCAATCTGAAAGTCTGTAACCTTCATAGAAATGAAGTCTACCCTGAACGAGTAATATTTTTTTATTGTTGTATTCGACGAAATGAAGATAACCTTTATGACCTTCCACAGTCGATTTCGGATAACCGGGAATTTCGTTTGTCGGAATAGTAAATTTATTAACGAAGTTATCCGCAAAGCCGCCCAAGCCGCTGCCGAGTACAATGCAAATCTCAGGTTTAAAGGGAATTATTCCGCCGATATTTTCAATTATATTTTTGTATTTGTCTTTTAAGTTTATCATCAGATTAATATTCCCGCAAGAGTGGCGGTAAGTAGATTCGCCAGAGTTCCTCCAATAACGGCTTTAAGGCCCAGTTCTGCCAGGTCGCTCCTTCTGGAAGGAGCCAAAGGTGAAATTCCTCCGATTTGGATGGCAATTGAACTGAAATTTGCAAAGCCGCATAAAGCGTAAGTTGCCATGAACATGGCTTTTTCATTTGTGAAAATATTCGATTCTATTAGAGCGCTCATATCGAGATACGCTACAAATTCATTTAGCACAACTTTAGTCCCGATCAAACTTCCGAAATGATATGCGCTTTCCCACGGAACGCCGATGCCGTAAGCTAAAAATTGCAGTACTGAACCGAACAGGAATTGCATACTTAATTTTGCGTCGAATTTATCTTGCAGGAAAGAATTGATTCCCGAAAAATCGCCCAGCCAGCCGAGAAAATAATTAATCATTGCTATCAAAGCGATAAAAGCGATTAACATGGCTGCAACGTTCAATGCTAAAGTCATTCCTTCGGACGCGCCTGCCGCGGCTGCTTCGATCACGTTCGAAGCGGATTTTTCGACTTTTACTTTTACTTTGCCCTTCGTTTCGGGCTCTCCGGTTTCCGGGAAAATTATTTTGGAAATCAATAACGCCGCCGGAGCGGCCATAACGCTGGCGCCCAATAAATGAGTGGCAAAAATCAATTGGGCTTCTTCGAGAGG comes from Melioribacter roseus P3M-2 and encodes:
- the gcvP gene encoding aminomethyl-transferring glycine dehydrogenase, with product METPLFNDKFVNRHVGPDESDIKQMCDTIAVSSLDELVEKALPESIRSEKKLELDEPLSEYHMIERLTEIANENKLFKNYIGLGYYPVILPGVIRRNILENPDWYTPYTPYQAEISQGRLEALLNFQTMIIDMTGLPIANASLLDEATAAAEAMAMLFNFQKNGKKNANKFFVSNDVFPQTIEVLKTRSEPIGIELVIDEPGNARFDESYFGLIVQYPASSGKIIDYSELFKKADEFGILKAVAADLMSLTLLTPPGEFGADVAVGATQRFGVPMGFGGPHAAYFATKEEYKRFVPGRIIGVSIDRHGNRALRMALQTREQHIKREHATSNICTSQALLAVMASMYAVYHGPEGIKNIAERIHYLTSLLNSHLKNMGLNQLNDFYFDTLLIKFKNPSEVESVRKLALERKINFRYTDADKISISISQATTFEDIAEIVEIFDKALGLSYSTKVDKIEFDYYAIPDKLKRRSPYLTHPVFNKYHSETELMRYIKSLTVKDFSLTTSMISLGSCTMKLNAATEMFGISWEEFTEIHPFAPSDQAEGYFRIIKELGDDLMKITGFKGISFQPNSGAQGEYTGLMVIRAYHKSRGEGNRNIVLIPSSAHGTNPASAVMAGNKVVVVKCDENGNIDLNDLKSKAEEHKDNLSALMVTYPSTHGVFEEDIVEICKIIHDNGGQVYMDGANLNALVGLAYPAEIGADVCHINLHKTFAIPHGGGGPGMGPIAVAEHLKPFLPGHPLVKTGGENAISAVSAAPFGSPLILIISYAYIKMMGGEGLTHATKAAILNANYLKEKLKSYFPVLYSGKRGFVAHELIFDTRKFKQTAKIDVDDIAKRLMDYGFHAPTVSFPVPGTLMVEPTESESKYELDRFCDAMISIYNEIKEIEEGKFDAEDNVLKNAPHTPFELSADEWNHSYTRTKAAFPVDYLKIYKPWVSVGRINNAYGDRNLICSCPPVSQYE
- a CDS encoding CoA-binding protein, translating into MYNNNECELLKNSKRIAVVGLSRNPFKTSRMIADYLIRNGYEIAGVNPNLNDDFDIPVFKSLTDIPFDIDIVNIFRRSEDIPELIPDILEIKPRGVWLQLGIRNDDAVAPLIKNGITVIQDECIKIVHSMCFGG
- a CDS encoding RsmE family RNA methyltransferase, with the translated sequence MSDSFLSEIELYYSDAIEGTKTIVLSREESHHLTKVMRHNTGDEIYVTDGKGNIYRTVIFDISKREVKTEIKQIYSYPDKFKNITFCLPRLKNAERFEAALEKSIELGITNFIVFESKRTVARGEKLNRWNKIALAAMKQSLRSWKPVVGYAENLHEISFNGEIIIFEQKGNDTLTEYLNNNYDSNKNYFFIFGPEGGFESSEIEAFENASLLKLTENRLRSETAVIAAAALLATLIR
- a CDS encoding purine-nucleoside phosphorylase; its protein translation is MINLKDKYKNIIENIGGIIPFKPEICIVLGSGLGGFADNFVNKFTIPTNEIPGYPKSTVEGHKGYLHFVEYNNKKILLVQGRLHFYEGYRLSDCLLPVHIASQMGVEKIILTNAAGGVNKYFIPGDLMLTSSFISFNIKKEMAEVMGAGNIESRNRSFPSEYLNDVIKRAASEEMIPLKEGVYWFNKGPSYETPAEIEMAARMNCDAVGMSTVHEAYYAHLMGMETSSISCITNMAAGISQNKLSHQEVIDTAELVKDKFERLVKKSIELM
- a CDS encoding NupC/NupG family nucleoside CNT transporter, with the protein product MEFISLFRGILGILLLIGIAYLMSNNKKQVNWRLVISGLLIQIAFAIIILKGDILGSYFSPLGWPKEFFRFISSFFVLILNFTTEGAKFVFGSLGLGPGNEESMGVFFAFQVLPTIIFFASLMSVLYYLGIMQKIVEGMAWIMAKVMGTSGAESLSCTANIFVGQTEAPLMIKPYLKGMTKSELLTIMVGGMATIAGGVMAAYIQILGVAFSKTHNIPLEEAQLIFATHLLGASVMAAPAALLISKIIFPETGEPETKGKVKVKVEKSASNVIEAAAAGASEGMTLALNVAAMLIAFIALIAMINYFLGWLGDFSGINSFLQDKFDAKLSMQFLFGSVLQFLAYGIGVPWESAYHFGSLIGTKVVLNEFVAYLDMSALIESNIFTNEKAMFMATYALCGFANFSSIAIQIGGISPLAPSRRSDLAELGLKAVIGGTLANLLTATLAGILI